The following are from one region of the Jeongeupia sp. USM3 genome:
- a CDS encoding NAD(P)/FAD-dependent oxidoreductase, which yields MGKRIIIVGGGVGGTMLANQLVKKLYPEIQRGEVRITLLSNSPDHFYKPAFMYVAFNQFFHEELKRPERSLLRPEIEFQVDEVTRFDFSGQHVQTRSGKRYGYDFLVIATGCVPAPERIDGLKEAGDHFYQYQAARQLAQRLSTIEKGRIFITVSFPKTPNIPHQCGIAPVETTLMLDDFLRRRGVRDKVEIVYTYPTTAQLLRNCLFLQRPTGEILPGVFEQKNIRFQRGFTLSRVDPDRRVAYSEEGDEQPFDILMATPPIRAVDVVLESGVSQAENHEGWLPTNHETLQVYGLEGVYVIGDTVDLPVSKAGGACHNQAPVIANNITAEIRLGAPGAVYDGRVQAVAQMGLNAGMPLWYDYAHDVLPTPPSKLGGLLRNGFNRGLYWAVARGML from the coding sequence ATGGGCAAGCGGATTATTATCGTCGGCGGCGGTGTTGGCGGCACGATGCTCGCCAATCAACTGGTCAAAAAACTGTATCCGGAGATTCAGCGCGGCGAGGTGCGCATTACCTTGCTTTCGAATTCGCCGGATCATTTTTACAAACCCGCTTTCATGTATGTCGCCTTCAATCAGTTCTTTCACGAGGAATTGAAGCGCCCGGAGCGTTCATTGCTGCGCCCGGAAATCGAATTTCAAGTCGACGAAGTCACCCGTTTCGACTTCTCCGGGCAGCACGTGCAGACCCGCAGCGGCAAACGTTACGGTTATGATTTTCTCGTCATCGCCACAGGCTGCGTTCCGGCGCCCGAACGCATCGACGGCCTCAAGGAGGCCGGCGACCACTTCTATCAATACCAGGCGGCACGTCAGTTGGCGCAGCGCCTGAGTACCATTGAAAAAGGCCGGATTTTCATCACGGTGTCCTTTCCCAAGACGCCCAACATTCCGCATCAATGCGGCATCGCGCCGGTGGAAACGACCTTGATGCTGGATGACTTCCTGCGTCGCCGTGGTGTGCGGGACAAGGTCGAGATCGTTTACACCTACCCCACCACCGCCCAGCTCCTGCGCAACTGTCTGTTCCTGCAGCGACCGACCGGCGAGATTCTGCCAGGCGTCTTCGAGCAGAAAAACATCCGTTTCCAGCGCGGCTTCACCCTGAGCAGGGTCGATCCGGACCGGCGCGTTGCCTATTCCGAAGAAGGGGACGAGCAGCCCTTCGATATCCTGATGGCGACTCCGCCGATTCGTGCGGTGGATGTGGTGCTCGAGAGTGGCGTATCACAGGCCGAGAATCACGAAGGCTGGTTGCCGACCAATCATGAAACGCTACAGGTCTATGGACTCGAGGGTGTCTATGTCATCGGTGACACGGTGGACCTGCCTGTCAGCAAGGCTGGAGGCGCCTGCCACAATCAGGCACCCGTGATCGCCAACAACATCACCGCCGAAATCCGCCTGGGGGCGCCCGGCGCGGTGTACGACGGACGCGTTCAGGCGGTAGCGCAAATGGGGCTGAATGCGGGGATGCCCTTGTGGTACGACTATGCGCATGACGTTCTGCCGACGCCGCCGAGCAAACTCGGCGGCCTGCTGCGCAATGGATTCAACCGCGGCCTGTACTGGGCCGTGGCGCGCGGAATGCTTTGA
- a CDS encoding DUF1641 domain-containing protein produces the protein MDALNESPVISASVNMLKPDHNAGLEALLNKLQPLLDGGRMDNIVDVLALVSDLVDLLDSALVEKLAGLFEDATAVSWSLGNAVRMAKAETSAEEAPPSLYGLLSLLREADTRRGVALALRTLNAIGKQC, from the coding sequence ATGGATGCCCTCAATGAGTCGCCGGTCATCAGTGCCAGCGTCAATATGCTGAAGCCCGATCACAACGCAGGGCTCGAAGCGCTGCTGAACAAGCTGCAACCGCTGCTGGACGGCGGGCGCATGGACAATATCGTCGACGTCCTCGCTTTGGTTTCCGACCTGGTCGACCTGCTGGATTCGGCCCTGGTGGAAAAGCTGGCCGGTTTGTTCGAGGATGCGACCGCTGTGTCCTGGAGTCTTGGCAATGCGGTGCGGATGGCCAAGGCCGAAACCAGTGCCGAGGAGGCTCCCCCCAGTCTCTATGGCCTGCTGTCGCTGCTTCGTGAAGCGGACACCCGCCGCGGAGTGGCATTGGCACTCAGAACGCTGAACGCGATCGGAAAGCAGTGCTAA
- a CDS encoding adenosine deaminase, translated as MSDSARADWLRRLPKTELHLHIEGTLEPELMFELAQRNGVTLPYPDVDALRAAYDFHNLQSFLDLYYAGAGVLLTEADFYDLTWAYLERAHADRVVHVEIFFDPQTHTERGVPFETALAGIRRALLDGEARLGIGFRLILCFLRHLSEEAGFATLEQALPYLEQIDGVGLDSSERGHPPEKFERLFAQCKQLGLARVAHAGEEGPADYVWQAIRLLDVARIDHGVRALEDDALVAYLAERRMPLTVCPLSNVKLRVFDTLADHPLRTLLERGLVATINSDDPAYFGGYVGQNWLACADALDLTRAELVRLAKNGIEASWMSDAEKSRWYLDIDTLAAEPA; from the coding sequence ATGTCCGATTCCGCCCGCGCCGACTGGCTGCGCCGCCTGCCCAAGACCGAGCTGCACCTGCACATCGAGGGCACGCTCGAACCCGAGCTGATGTTCGAGCTGGCGCAGCGCAACGGCGTGACCCTGCCATACCCGGATGTCGACGCGCTGCGCGCCGCCTACGATTTCCACAACCTGCAGTCCTTCCTCGACCTGTACTACGCCGGTGCCGGCGTGCTGCTGACCGAGGCCGATTTCTACGACCTGACCTGGGCCTACCTCGAACGCGCCCACGCCGACCGCGTCGTCCACGTCGAGATCTTCTTCGATCCGCAGACGCACACCGAGCGCGGCGTGCCGTTCGAGACCGCGCTGGCCGGCATCCGCCGCGCACTGCTCGACGGCGAGGCCAGGCTCGGCATCGGCTTCCGGCTGATCCTGTGCTTCCTGCGCCACCTGTCCGAAGAAGCGGGCTTTGCCACGCTCGAGCAGGCGCTGCCCTATCTCGAGCAGATCGACGGTGTCGGCCTCGACTCGAGCGAGCGCGGCCATCCGCCGGAGAAGTTCGAACGGCTGTTCGCCCAGTGCAAGCAGCTCGGCCTGGCGCGCGTCGCCCATGCCGGCGAGGAAGGCCCGGCCGACTACGTCTGGCAGGCGATCCGGCTGCTCGACGTCGCCCGCATCGACCACGGCGTGCGCGCGCTCGAGGACGACGCGCTGGTCGCCTATCTGGCCGAGCGGCGCATGCCGCTGACCGTGTGCCCGCTGTCGAACGTCAAGCTGCGCGTGTTCGACACGCTGGCCGACCATCCGCTGCGCACGCTGCTCGAGCGCGGGCTGGTGGCGACGATCAATTCGGACGATCCGGCCTACTTCGGCGGCTATGTCGGCCAGAACTGGCTGGCCTGTGCCGATGCGCTGGACCTGACGCGCGCCGAACTGGTCCGGCTGGCGAAGAACGGCATCGAGGCGAGCTGGATGAGTGACGCCGAGAAATCGCGCTGGTATCTGGACATCGACACGCTGGCCGCCGAGCCGGCCTGA
- a CDS encoding transporter substrate-binding domain-containing protein gives MNKFVLTTLTVSTLVASLGCAAADELSGTLKKIKESGTITLGYRDASIPFSYLGDGSGRPMGYSVELAAKVVDQLKKTLGMPNLQVKYNLVTSQTRIPLVQNGTVDLECGSTGVTAERQKQVDFSYGFIYVKGQLLTHKDSGIRDFKDLKGKNVVTTAGTTNERYLRKLNADEQMNMNVISAKDHGEAFLMLQSGRAMAFYMDDALLYGERAKAKAPHDWIVVGTPASREIYSCMVRKDDAPFRDLVNGTIAGVYKSGEINKIYQRWFQEPIPPKGIDLEFPMTAELKEIIARPTSEPAK, from the coding sequence ATGAACAAGTTTGTCCTGACCACGCTGACCGTCTCGACCCTCGTTGCCAGCCTCGGCTGTGCGGCGGCCGACGAGCTGAGCGGCACGCTGAAGAAGATCAAGGAATCGGGAACGATAACCCTGGGTTATCGCGATGCCTCGATCCCGTTCTCCTATCTGGGCGACGGCAGCGGCCGGCCGATGGGCTACTCGGTCGAACTCGCCGCCAAGGTGGTCGATCAGTTGAAGAAGACGCTCGGCATGCCCAACCTGCAGGTGAAGTACAACCTCGTCACCTCGCAGACGCGGATTCCGCTGGTGCAGAACGGCACCGTCGACCTCGAATGCGGCTCGACCGGCGTCACCGCCGAGCGGCAGAAGCAGGTCGATTTCTCCTACGGCTTCATCTATGTGAAAGGCCAGCTGCTCACGCACAAGGACAGCGGCATCCGCGACTTCAAGGACCTGAAGGGCAAGAACGTCGTCACCACCGCCGGCACCACCAACGAGCGCTACCTGAGGAAGCTCAACGCCGACGAGCAGATGAACATGAACGTGATCAGCGCCAAGGACCACGGCGAGGCCTTCCTGATGCTGCAGTCGGGCCGGGCGATGGCGTTCTACATGGACGACGCGCTCTTGTACGGCGAACGCGCCAAGGCCAAGGCGCCGCACGACTGGATCGTCGTCGGCACGCCGGCGTCGCGCGAGATCTACAGCTGCATGGTGCGCAAGGACGACGCGCCGTTCCGCGATCTGGTGAACGGCACGATCGCCGGCGTGTACAAGTCGGGCGAGATCAACAAGATCTACCAGCGCTGGTTCCAGGAACCGATCCCGCCCAAGGGCATCGACCTCGAGTTCCCGATGACGGCGGAGCTGAAGGAGATCATTGCTAGGCCGACGAGCGAGCCGGCGAAGTAA
- a CDS encoding dienelactone hydrolase family protein, giving the protein MITQSHFVDLPTATGSMRTYVHRPTGEGRYPAVLFYSEIFQQTGPIERAARLIAGHGYAVLVPEVFHELNPAGTVLAYDDAGRDKGNADKAAKPAEHYDSDNRAMLGWLAAQPWYDGHAGAMGFCIGGHLAFRAALQPEIAATACFYATDLHSDTIPNGPGQHSMDRLAEIRGELLMIWGKQDPHIPAAGRAQVYQKLADAGLDFGWHEFNGQHAFMRDEGERYDAQLALTGYRLALDLFGRTLR; this is encoded by the coding sequence GTGATCACCCAGAGCCACTTTGTCGACCTGCCGACCGCAACCGGCAGCATGCGCACCTATGTCCACCGCCCGACCGGCGAAGGCCGGTATCCGGCGGTGCTGTTCTACTCGGAGATCTTCCAGCAGACCGGGCCGATCGAGCGCGCGGCGCGGCTGATCGCCGGCCACGGTTATGCGGTGCTGGTACCCGAGGTGTTCCACGAGCTGAATCCGGCCGGGACCGTGCTCGCCTACGACGACGCCGGCCGCGACAAGGGCAACGCCGACAAGGCGGCCAAGCCGGCCGAGCACTACGACAGCGACAACCGGGCGATGCTGGGCTGGCTGGCGGCCCAGCCGTGGTACGACGGCCACGCCGGCGCGATGGGCTTCTGCATCGGCGGCCATCTGGCCTTCCGCGCCGCGCTGCAGCCCGAGATCGCGGCGACCGCGTGCTTCTACGCGACCGACCTGCATTCGGACACCATCCCCAACGGCCCGGGCCAGCACAGCATGGACCGGCTGGCCGAGATCCGCGGCGAGCTGTTGATGATCTGGGGCAAGCAGGACCCGCACATTCCGGCCGCCGGCCGTGCGCAGGTCTACCAGAAGCTGGCCGATGCCGGCCTCGACTTCGGCTGGCACGAGTTCAACGGCCAGCACGCCTTCATGCGCGACGAGGGCGAGCGCTACGACGCGCAGCTGGCGCTGACCGGCTACCGGCTCGCGCTGGACCTGTTCGGCCGCACGCTGCGCTGA
- a CDS encoding D-amino acid dehydrogenase — protein sequence MAQICIIGGGVIGLATAWALVRDGFEVTVIEAREHVGTETSYANGGQLSYRYVAPLADAGVPLKALGWLGRDDAPLRLQPRLDPAQWRWLAAFVLACRGPVNRRNGAHLLRLALQSQATLAQWLAGDGLGDFGWRRNGKLVAFRDRASFEHAARHLADPAAQQVLGADDCLRLEPALPAGAFVGGVHTPDEEVADCHAFCLRLAEKLLASNRCTLLTGRRVSSIVHNGRSAHGVIVDGDFLPFDHVVIAAGHRSGALGLPGIRLPLYPLKGYSLTLPVGAGHTPPETSITDYDRKIVYARIGAQLRIAAMVDIVGFDASPDPRRLAVLRAQARESFPGAGDHDAAIEWAGMRPATPTGVPLIGATPYRNVWLNVGHGALGFTLACGSGQILSDLITRRAPAIDLTGLAAA from the coding sequence ATGGCACAGATCTGCATCATCGGCGGCGGCGTGATCGGGCTGGCAACGGCGTGGGCGCTGGTGCGCGACGGCTTCGAGGTCACGGTGATCGAGGCGCGCGAGCACGTCGGCACCGAAACGAGCTACGCCAACGGCGGCCAGTTGTCGTACCGCTACGTTGCGCCGCTGGCCGACGCCGGCGTGCCGCTGAAGGCGCTGGGCTGGCTGGGCCGCGACGATGCACCGCTGCGGCTGCAGCCGCGGCTCGATCCGGCGCAGTGGCGCTGGCTGGCCGCCTTCGTGCTCGCCTGCCGCGGCCCGGTCAACCGCCGCAACGGCGCGCACCTGCTGCGGCTGGCGCTGCAAAGCCAGGCCACGCTGGCGCAATGGCTGGCCGGTGACGGCCTCGGCGATTTCGGCTGGCGCCGCAACGGCAAGCTCGTCGCCTTCCGCGACCGCGCCAGTTTCGAGCACGCGGCGCGGCATCTGGCCGACCCGGCGGCGCAGCAGGTGCTGGGCGCCGACGACTGCTTGCGGCTCGAACCGGCGCTGCCGGCAGGCGCCTTTGTCGGCGGCGTCCATACGCCCGACGAGGAAGTCGCCGACTGCCACGCCTTCTGCCTGCGACTGGCCGAGAAGCTGCTGGCGTCGAACCGCTGCACGCTGCTCACCGGCCGGCGCGTCTCGTCCATCGTCCACAACGGCCGCAGCGCGCACGGGGTGATCGTCGATGGCGATTTCCTGCCGTTCGACCACGTCGTCATCGCCGCCGGCCACCGCAGCGGCGCGCTCGGCCTGCCCGGCATCCGGCTGCCGCTGTATCCGCTCAAGGGCTACAGCCTGACCCTGCCGGTCGGCGCCGGCCACACGCCGCCCGAAACCAGCATCACCGACTACGACCGCAAGATCGTCTACGCCCGGATCGGCGCGCAATTGCGCATCGCCGCGATGGTCGACATCGTCGGCTTCGACGCCTCGCCCGACCCGCGGCGGCTGGCGGTGCTGCGGGCGCAGGCGCGCGAGAGCTTTCCCGGCGCCGGCGACCACGATGCCGCGATCGAATGGGCCGGGATGCGCCCGGCGACGCCGACCGGCGTACCGCTGATCGGCGCCACACCGTACCGCAACGTCTGGCTCAACGTCGGCCACGGCGCGCTCGGCTTCACGCTGGCCTGCGGCAGCGGCCAGATCCTCTCCGACCTGATCACCCGGCGCGCGCCGGCAATCGACCTCACCGGCCTCGCCGCAGCCTGA
- a CDS encoding threonine/serine exporter family protein, whose translation MSSWLISLWAAPAALGFALLFNAPPRALWAAAVLAVIGRLLRDVLMHTGIDITLGTLLAALAIGGLAELWARRARLAAPVFAISAAIPMVPGVSMYEAVHALMKLSGLAAGQSGEAYLVDAGSSIVRAAMILLALTIGIAMPSLLMRKR comes from the coding sequence ATGAGCAGCTGGCTGATCTCGCTGTGGGCCGCGCCGGCGGCGCTCGGTTTCGCGCTGCTGTTCAACGCGCCGCCGCGCGCGCTGTGGGCCGCCGCGGTGCTGGCGGTGATCGGCCGGCTGCTGCGCGACGTGCTGATGCACACCGGCATCGACATCACCCTCGGCACGCTGCTGGCGGCGCTGGCGATCGGCGGGCTGGCCGAGCTGTGGGCCCGCCGCGCGCGGCTCGCCGCGCCGGTGTTCGCGATCTCGGCGGCGATCCCGATGGTGCCCGGCGTGTCGATGTACGAGGCCGTGCATGCGCTGATGAAGCTCTCCGGGCTCGCGGCCGGGCAGTCGGGCGAGGCCTATCTGGTCGACGCCGGCAGCAGCATCGTGCGCGCGGCGATGATCCTGCTGGCGCTGACGATCGGCATTGCGATGCCGTCGCTGCTGATGCGGAAACGCTAG
- a CDS encoding RidA family protein codes for MSLTRIAGNDRLSGAVIADRFVFLSGQVPAGDGNIVEQTKEVLAKIDALLAEAGAHRDDIASATIYLKDIAADFAAMNRVWSAWLSPGKAPCRTTVQAELARPAVLVEITVTAVKPQ; via the coding sequence ATGTCCCTGACCCGCATTGCCGGCAATGATCGCCTTTCCGGCGCCGTGATCGCCGACCGCTTCGTCTTCCTGTCCGGCCAGGTGCCGGCCGGCGACGGCAACATCGTCGAGCAGACCAAGGAGGTGCTGGCGAAGATCGACGCCCTGCTGGCCGAGGCCGGCGCGCACAGGGACGACATCGCCAGCGCGACGATCTACCTGAAGGACATCGCCGCCGACTTCGCCGCGATGAACCGTGTCTGGAGCGCCTGGCTCAGCCCGGGCAAGGCGCCGTGCCGCACCACGGTGCAGGCCGAACTCGCACGGCCGGCGGTGCTGGTCGAGATCACCGTCACCGCCGTCAAGCCGCAGTAA
- a CDS encoding LysR family transcriptional regulator, with protein MRLRHIEVFQAIRQSGSVSGAAQLLHVSQPAVTKVLQHAEQQLGFPLFLRVRGKLQATPEAIELEREIAKVSESLQSVRRLAQNLRRNPGRMLRVGATPALALSLLPQLMTSWLTRYPQSSCELSTHHTRELVQGLMMRELDVGLTLKQPGHPGLAVRTIASGALVALAPDGFWAGSAAGTPLALEELADAPLVGLSTDDPLSALLEHHLAVVEPPPRIRIAVQTYPLARALVEAGAGVAIVDPFTALGADPATTMIRPLAPALPMTLYALTRADETPAHALSTLLELLAARAGELVARVIDAGNQAKPCG; from the coding sequence ATGCGGCTACGGCATATCGAGGTGTTCCAGGCGATCCGCCAGAGCGGATCGGTCAGCGGCGCGGCGCAACTGCTGCACGTGTCGCAGCCGGCGGTGACCAAGGTGCTGCAGCACGCCGAACAGCAACTGGGATTTCCGCTGTTCCTGCGCGTGCGCGGCAAGCTGCAGGCCACGCCGGAGGCGATCGAACTCGAGCGCGAAATCGCCAAGGTCAGCGAGAGCCTGCAGTCGGTGCGGCGGCTGGCGCAGAACCTGCGGCGCAATCCGGGCCGGATGCTGCGGGTGGGGGCGACGCCGGCGCTGGCACTGTCGCTTCTTCCACAGCTTATGACCAGCTGGCTAACACGATATCCACAGAGTTCCTGCGAGTTATCCACACACCACACCCGCGAGCTGGTCCAGGGCTTGATGATGCGCGAGCTCGACGTCGGCCTGACGCTGAAACAGCCCGGCCACCCGGGGCTGGCGGTGCGGACGATCGCTTCCGGCGCGCTGGTCGCACTGGCGCCAGACGGCTTCTGGGCTGGGTCAGCCGCCGGCACGCCGCTTGCGCTGGAAGAGCTCGCCGACGCGCCGCTGGTGGGGCTGTCGACCGACGACCCGCTGTCGGCACTGCTCGAACATCATCTCGCCGTGGTCGAACCGCCGCCGCGCATCCGCATCGCCGTACAGACTTATCCACTGGCGCGTGCGCTGGTCGAGGCCGGTGCCGGCGTGGCGATCGTCGACCCGTTCACCGCGCTCGGTGCCGACCCAGCGACGACGATGATCCGGCCGCTGGCACCGGCGCTGCCGATGACGCTCTACGCGCTGACCCGCGCCGACGAAACCCCGGCGCATGCCCTGAGCACGCTGCTCGAGCTGCTTGCGGCACGGGCGGGCGAACTGGTGGCGCGCGTTATCGACGCCGGGAACCAGGCCAAGCCCTGCGGATAA
- a CDS encoding DUF2252 domain-containing protein, producing MGNISRKHRQSIGKAIRDRVPRSAHAHWPQRARDPVALIEASSAGRVPALVPLRYGRMQASPFAFFRGTSLLQAFDLQGSADTGLATQICGDCHLMNFNVFATPERNLVFDINDFDETHPGPWEWDIKRLAVSTVLAARERGLSDARARDLVRTLVQSYRIRMAGYARMSELELWCEKIGFDALKGAVADPAIHAKLDQSAAKARRRTHDRLLPKITTEVDGTLKLVDNPPVIFHLNNEHSLLPDDDVMRQAADMLDIMQPSYAQYLGTLQDDRRQLLSRYRMVDIAFKVVGVGSVGTRCLVILLMDEHDQPLFLQLKEARESVLASVLPPAPYPHQGQRVVSGQRLMQATSDFFLGWLVGPTGRHFYVRQLRDMKLSARLETYDADMLEAYIGSCGWTLARAHAKASGLSAEIAGYLGSSDAFDNAIADYALAYADQTEADYALFRKAIADGRLPVQLPEE from the coding sequence ATGGGCAACATCAGCCGCAAGCACCGCCAGAGCATCGGCAAGGCCATCCGCGACAGGGTGCCGCGTTCGGCCCATGCGCACTGGCCGCAGCGCGCGCGCGATCCGGTCGCGCTGATCGAGGCATCGAGCGCCGGCCGGGTGCCGGCACTGGTGCCGCTGCGCTACGGCCGGATGCAGGCGTCGCCGTTCGCCTTCTTCCGCGGTACGTCCTTGCTGCAGGCGTTCGATCTGCAAGGCAGCGCCGACACCGGTCTGGCGACGCAGATCTGCGGCGACTGCCACCTGATGAACTTCAACGTGTTCGCCACGCCCGAACGCAACCTCGTCTTCGACATCAACGATTTCGACGAGACGCATCCGGGGCCGTGGGAGTGGGACATCAAGCGGCTGGCCGTCAGCACCGTGCTGGCGGCGCGCGAGCGCGGCCTGAGCGACGCGCGCGCGCGCGACCTAGTGCGCACGCTGGTCCAGAGCTACCGGATCCGCATGGCCGGGTACGCGCGGATGAGCGAGCTCGAACTGTGGTGCGAGAAGATCGGCTTCGATGCGCTCAAGGGCGCCGTTGCCGACCCGGCGATCCACGCCAAGCTCGACCAGAGCGCTGCCAAGGCGCGCCGCCGCACCCACGACCGGCTGCTGCCGAAGATCACCACCGAGGTCGACGGCACGCTGAAACTCGTCGACAACCCGCCGGTGATCTTCCACCTCAACAACGAGCATTCGCTGCTGCCCGACGACGACGTGATGCGCCAGGCCGCCGACATGCTCGACATCATGCAGCCGAGCTACGCGCAGTACCTCGGTACCCTGCAGGACGACCGGCGCCAGTTGCTGTCGCGCTACCGGATGGTCGACATCGCCTTCAAGGTCGTCGGCGTCGGCAGCGTCGGCACGCGCTGCCTGGTGATCCTGCTGATGGACGAGCACGACCAGCCGCTGTTCCTGCAGCTGAAGGAAGCGCGCGAATCGGTGCTCGCCAGCGTGCTGCCGCCGGCGCCGTACCCGCACCAGGGCCAGCGCGTCGTGTCGGGCCAGCGGCTGATGCAGGCGACCAGCGATTTCTTCCTCGGCTGGCTGGTCGGCCCGACCGGGCGGCACTTCTACGTGCGGCAGCTGCGCGACATGAAGCTGTCGGCGCGGCTCGAGACCTACGATGCCGACATGCTCGAGGCCTATATCGGCTCCTGCGGCTGGACGCTGGCGCGCGCGCATGCCAAGGCCAGCGGGCTGTCGGCCGAGATTGCCGGTTATCTGGGCAGCAGCGATGCCTTCGACAATGCGATTGCCGATTACGCGCTGGCTTATGCCGACCAGACCGAGGCGGACTATGCGCTGTTCAGGAAGGCGATTGCGGACGGGCGGTTGCCGGTGCAGTTGCCGGAGGAGTGA
- a CDS encoding SDR family NAD(P)-dependent oxidoreductase, translating into MPNALSYTEVHYADLAGQRVLVSGGASGIGEALVEAFLAQGARVAFLDIDDAAANALLARHPDAPMQYLHCDVRDVAALQAAIHEVESVWHGVDVLINNAARDDRHTLDSLDAAYWDDAMATNLRHHVFAVQAVVPGMRARQAGTIINMGSIAWMRGNPTMPAYTTAKAAIHGLTRTLARDLGPDGIRVNSIVPGAIRTDKQVRLWQDAGTPEMEQRFLDQQALKFRLDASDCAHMALFLASRASRGCTGRDFVVDAALSIN; encoded by the coding sequence ATGCCCAACGCCCTCAGTTACACCGAAGTGCATTACGCCGACCTCGCCGGCCAGCGCGTGCTGGTCAGCGGCGGCGCATCCGGCATCGGCGAGGCGCTGGTCGAGGCTTTTCTGGCGCAGGGCGCCAGGGTGGCTTTCCTCGACATCGACGATGCTGCCGCCAACGCGCTGCTGGCGCGGCACCCGGACGCGCCGATGCAGTACCTGCATTGCGACGTCCGCGACGTCGCCGCGCTGCAGGCGGCGATCCACGAGGTCGAGTCGGTCTGGCATGGCGTCGACGTGCTGATCAACAATGCCGCGCGCGATGACCGCCATACGCTCGACAGCCTCGACGCCGCCTACTGGGACGACGCGATGGCCACCAACCTGCGCCATCACGTGTTTGCGGTCCAGGCGGTCGTCCCGGGCATGCGCGCCCGGCAGGCGGGCACGATCATCAACATGGGGTCGATCGCGTGGATGCGCGGCAACCCGACGATGCCGGCGTACACGACGGCCAAGGCGGCGATCCACGGGCTGACGCGCACCCTGGCCCGCGACCTCGGCCCGGACGGCATCCGCGTCAACAGCATCGTCCCCGGCGCGATCCGCACCGACAAGCAGGTGCGGCTGTGGCAGGACGCCGGCACGCCGGAGATGGAGCAGCGCTTTCTCGACCAGCAGGCGCTGAAGTTCCGCCTCGACGCCAGCGACTGCGCGCACATGGCGCTGTTCCTCGCCTCGCGCGCCAGCCGCGGCTGCACCGGCCGGGATTTCGTCGTCGACGCGGCGCTGTCGATCAACTAG
- a CDS encoding threonine/serine exporter family protein, which translates to MDVRLPHPPPDPARIAKLALDAAVLVHQSGGDTARTTATLDRAARALGAGRVDAIVSSLSLGVTVSVDGRQETALRRAPHMGVNFRVLSGVSRAVNALEAGRVGANGFATLLDDLESYPHYYPAWLVAVFVGFACGAFAALFHGDLMAVAVTSVGAALGMRVRQLLAQRHFKPFVFAPAAAFVATLVVGLLKSLTGTPEAALAASVLFLIPGVPLINGAADLLSGSYLNALVRLTMGAVFVVGLALGMSVALRIVA; encoded by the coding sequence ATGGACGTGCGACTGCCTCATCCCCCCCCTGATCCGGCCCGGATCGCCAAGCTGGCGCTCGACGCCGCGGTGCTGGTGCACCAGAGCGGCGGCGATACCGCGCGCACCACGGCCACGCTCGATCGCGCCGCGCGCGCGCTCGGCGCCGGCCGCGTCGACGCGATCGTCTCGTCGCTGAGCCTCGGCGTCACCGTCAGCGTCGACGGCCGGCAGGAAACCGCGCTGCGCCGTGCGCCGCACATGGGGGTCAACTTCCGCGTGCTCTCCGGCGTCAGTCGCGCCGTCAACGCGCTCGAAGCCGGCCGTGTCGGCGCCAACGGCTTCGCCACGCTGCTCGACGACCTTGAAAGTTATCCACACTACTATCCGGCTTGGCTGGTGGCCGTGTTCGTCGGCTTCGCCTGCGGCGCCTTCGCGGCGCTGTTCCACGGCGACCTGATGGCGGTGGCGGTCACCAGCGTCGGCGCCGCGCTGGGCATGCGCGTGCGCCAGCTGCTGGCGCAGCGCCACTTCAAGCCCTTCGTGTTCGCGCCGGCGGCGGCCTTCGTCGCGACGCTGGTCGTCGGTCTGCTGAAATCGCTGACCGGCACGCCCGAAGCGGCACTGGCGGCGTCGGTGCTGTTCCTGATTCCCGGCGTGCCGCTGATCAACGGCGCGGCCGACCTGCTCAGCGGCAGCTACCTGAACGCGCTGGTGCGGCTGACGATGGGCGCGGTCTTCGTCGTCGGGCTGGCTTTGGGGATGAGCGTGGCGTTGAGGATCGTCGCATGA